Proteins found in one Gemmatimonas sp. genomic segment:
- a CDS encoding Gfo/Idh/MocA family oxidoreductase, whose amino-acid sequence TGYLENQVFAPQVEAGHALLWARGAATTGRPYLARAGEEHSGPHMPWFWRGELQGGGVLNDMMCHSALLIQHLLTKPGEPLSSVKPRRVTAHIASLKWSRPEYAKRLQKMMGKEVNYSKHPSEDYASLHVEYETADGHTVHGEASTSWSFIGAGLRLSAELLGPEYSMQWNSLDAGLRLFFSREVKGRAGEDLVEKQNAEMGLMPVVANEAMAYGYEAEDRHFVRAFLGKEKPALTWHDGLDVVKLLMTAYMSAEQGKTIEFPPRNIDKFVPQVAQGTWKPR is encoded by the coding sequence ACCGGCTACCTCGAGAATCAGGTCTTCGCTCCGCAGGTAGAAGCCGGGCACGCCTTGCTCTGGGCCCGCGGCGCCGCAACCACCGGGCGTCCGTACCTCGCCCGCGCCGGCGAAGAGCACAGCGGCCCGCACATGCCGTGGTTCTGGCGGGGGGAGCTTCAGGGCGGCGGCGTCCTCAATGACATGATGTGCCACTCGGCCCTGCTCATACAGCATCTGCTCACGAAACCGGGCGAGCCGCTGTCGTCGGTGAAACCCAGACGCGTCACGGCGCACATCGCGAGTCTCAAGTGGTCGCGCCCCGAGTACGCGAAGCGCCTTCAGAAGATGATGGGCAAGGAAGTGAACTACTCGAAGCATCCGTCCGAGGATTACGCCAGCCTCCACGTGGAGTACGAGACGGCCGATGGCCATACGGTTCACGGCGAGGCATCGACCTCCTGGAGTTTCATTGGCGCCGGGCTTCGTCTTTCCGCCGAGCTCCTTGGCCCGGAGTATTCGATGCAGTGGAATTCGCTCGATGCCGGGCTGCGGCTCTTCTTCAGCCGCGAAGTGAAGGGGCGCGCCGGAGAGGATCTCGTTGAAAAACAGAACGCCGAGATGGGACTCATGCCGGTGGTCGCGAACGAGGCAATGGCCTATGGCTACGAAGCCGAAGACCGCCACTTCGTGCGCGCGTTCCTGGGCAAGGAGAAGCCGGCGCTCACGTGGCACGATGGACTCGATGTCGTGAAGCTGCTCATGACCGCGTACATGAGCGCGGAGCAGGGCAAGACCATCGAGTTCCCGCCCCGCAATATCGACAAGTTCGTGCCGCAGGTGGCACAAGGCAC